GCTTTACTTAAGGTGTAGGCTAAAAGCATAAATGAATCATAGCTTGGCCTTTAAGCCACCAGCTAAATCTTCTCAAGGATGAACCTATGAAAAAGCTACTGACAGCAGCCCTTGTTTTTGCCAGTTGTTCACTTCAAGCTGCACCAATTAATGAATTATTGGAACTTAACGACAGCGAACTGCAAATGCAGATGATTCGTAACAATCTCAATCAGGCGCTCATTCGCCAAAACCCTCCTTTAAAGAACTTTCAACCAGTACTTGAGGAGTGGGCCAATACCTACCTGACTTGGGAAGAGATGAAGCCTAAAATTGCCGAAGTGTATCTAAAGCATTTTACGGATGAAGAGTTAGAGCAGTTAGTGGCTTTTTACAAAACCCCGGTAGGCAAAAAAAGCCAAGAGCTTAACGCCACTTTAATTCGTGAAACCGCCTTAGCCAGCGCATTAGTAGCCAAAGGGCATCACAAATCATTGGAAGATATGCTACAGCAAGCTGCCGCTCAACATAAGCAAAACGCCGAAGGCAATCAATAACTTGCGGTTTAGTGGTAATGCCAGTATTTGATAAACAGGCATTACCACTTATAGCCTTAAGCGATAGCGCTACTTGGTTTTAAACGACGTTGTAAAAAGTGCAACAACATACCGTAAAGTGGCACGAATAAGGCTAAGTTCACCGCTAATTTAAAGCCATAATCCACCCAGGCTATTTCTACCCAATGCTCAGCCATAAAGGCGTCACTACTGGCATAAAACGCCACCGCAAAAAATAACAAAGTATCCACTAAGTTACCAAATACGCTGGAACCCGCAGGCGCTACCCACCAGTATTTCAACTGGCGTAAACGATCAAATACTTTTACGTCTAGCAGTTGTCCCACCGAGTAAGCTAAAAAGCTGGCTAAGGCAATACGCGCCACAAAG
The Agarivorans aestuarii DNA segment above includes these coding regions:
- a CDS encoding DUF2059 domain-containing protein, with protein sequence MKKLLTAALVFASCSLQAAPINELLELNDSELQMQMIRNNLNQALIRQNPPLKNFQPVLEEWANTYLTWEEMKPKIAEVYLKHFTDEELEQLVAFYKTPVGKKSQELNATLIRETALASALVAKGHHKSLEDMLQQAAAQHKQNAEGNQ
- a CDS encoding 7-cyano-7-deazaguanine/7-aminomethyl-7-deazaguanine transporter; protein product: MWFLQLTEAERRSVVILALFHIVTIAASNYLVQLPFTVFGFHTTWGAFTFPFIFLATDLTVRLFGASRARKIIFTAMLPALLVSYLVSVLFYQGEYQGLSGLLAWNGFVARIALASFLAYSVGQLLDVKVFDRLRQLKYWWVAPAGSSVFGNLVDTLLFFAVAFYASSDAFMAEHWVEIAWVDYGFKLAVNLALFVPLYGMLLHFLQRRLKPSSAIA